Proteins from one Fragaria vesca subsp. vesca linkage group LG6, FraVesHawaii_1.0, whole genome shotgun sequence genomic window:
- the LOC101311307 gene encoding putative receptor-like protein kinase At1g72540-like has translation MRFKKLATNFFTPTCFKANSHTSEHKSQLSSKESTISRRLSLSDLSNSSICTVLSDISNSLIGSNLHIFAHNELKKITKSFSKSNYLGEGGFGKVYKGFVDDKLRPGLEAQPVAVKVLDLDGTQGHREWLAEVIFLGQLKHPNLVNLIGYCCEDEHRLLVYEYLERGNLDHKLFKCYSGTLPWLTRIKIAIGAAKGLSCLHEEEKPIIYRDFKASNILLDCDYTAKLSDLGLAIDGPEGDETHVTTRVMGTHGYAAPEYIMTGHLTTMSDVYSFGVVLLELLTGRRSMDESRTFREQNLVEWAKPFLKDSHKLDRVMDQRLEGQYSTEGARKAAALAHQCLSHNPKSRPTMSTVIKTLEPLMNLKDIPIGPFVYVVPTESGKEGQTGCHDMVKNDNKGEEKEGGLEKVKGSHRRRKGQRHKHRIKSLKSSTVYSDTALYKVLGTGLYSPR, from the exons ATGAGGTTCAAAAAACTAGCCACCAACTTCTTCACACCTACTTGTTTCAAGGCCAATAGCCATACATCAGAACATAAATCCCAGTTATCATCCAAAGAGAGCACTATTTCGCGCAGATTATCACTTTCAGATTTGAGTAATTCATCAATCTGCACTGTCCTGAGTGACATATCAAACTCGCTTATCGGATCAAATCTTCATATTTTTGCTCACAATGAGCTCAAAAAGATCACTAAAAGCTTTTCCAAGAGCAACTATCTTGGAGAAGGCGGGTTCGGGAAAGTGTACAAAGGGTTTGTTGATGACAAGCTTAGGCCTGGCTTGGAAGCTCAACCTGTTGCTGTTAAGGTTTTGGACTTGGATGGCACGCAAGGTCATAGAGAGTGGCTG GCTGAAGTGATTTTTCTCGGGCAATTGAAGCACCCAAATCTTGTAAACTTGATTGGTTACTGCTGTGAAGATGAACATAGGCTTCTTGTGTATGAATACCTGGAAAGAGGAAACTTAGACCACAAACTATTCAAAT GTTATTCTGGAACTTTGCCTTGGTTGACAAGAATCAAAATAGCAATTGGAGCTGCTAAAGGCCTCAGTTGCCTCCATGAGGAAGAAAAGCCAATTATATATAGAGATTTCAAAGCTTCAAACATCTTGCTAGACTGTGATTACACAGCTAAGCTCTCTGATTTGGGTCTAGCTATAGATGGCCCGGAAGGTGATGAAACACATGTCACAACGCGCGTCATGGGTACTCATGGCTATGCAGCTCCAGAATACATCATGACAG GTCATCTAACAACAATGAGCGATGTCTATAGCTTCGGTGTAGTTCTTTTAGAGCTTCTAACGGGTAGAAGATCCATGGATGAGAGCCGGACTTTTAGAGAACAGAATCTAGTGGAGTGGGCCAAGCCATTTTTGAAGGACTCCCACAAACTTGACCGTGTGATGGACCAAAGACTTGAGGGTCAGTACTCCACCGAAGGGGCTAGAAAGGCAGCTGCATTGGCTCATCAATGCCTGAGCCATAACCCCAAGTCTAGACCAACAATGAGCACTGTGATCAAGACCTTAGAGCCTCTAATGAACTTGAAGGACATACCAATCGGACCCTTTGTGTATGTTGTGCCAACTGAATCAGGAAAAGAAGGTCAAACCGGGTGTCATGATATGGTGAAAAATGACAACAAAGGTGAAGAAAAAGAGGGAGGGTTGGAGAAGGTGAAGGGCAGCCACCGGAGACGAAAAGGTCAGAGGCATAAGCATCGGATCAAGTCACTGAAGTCTAGTACTGTCTATTCGGATACTGCTCTATATAAAGTTCTCGGAACTGGTTTATACTCTCCCAGATGA
- the LOC101301219 gene encoding flavonoid 3'-monooxygenase-like: protein MEGTAWVSYAAAWLGALAFLLLALRLRRRKLNLPPGPKPWPIIGNLNLMGHLPHRSLHELSQKYGPIMQLRFGSFPVVVGSSAEMAKAFLKTHDVAVADRPKIAAGKYTTYNYSNITWSPYGPYWRQARKMCLMELFSAKRLESYEYIRKEEMNALLRGLYKSSNTNILLKAHLSDLSLNVISRMVLGKKYTDESENAIVRPDEFKKMLDELFLLTGVLNIGDSIPWLNFLDLQGYIKRMKALSKKFDRFLEHVLDEHISNSKAPDFVATDMVDVLLQLAADPNLEVKLERHGVKAFSQDLLAGGTESSAMTVEWGMSEVLRKPEIFKKATEELDRVIGRERWVEEKDIVNLPYIDAIAKETMRLHPVAPLLVPRLAREDCQIAGYDITKGTRVIVSIWAIGRDPKYWDNPLEFSPERFIGKDIDVKGQDFELLPFGSGRRMCPGYSLGHKLIQSSIANLLHGFNWRFPDNMKKEDLSMEEIFGLSTPRKFPLIAVTEPRLPAHLYSM, encoded by the exons ATGGAAGGCACTGCCTGGGTTTCATACGCCGCGGCATGGCTGGGAGCTCTAGCATTCCTCCTCTTAGCCCTCCGCCTCCGTCGGCGCAAGCTCAATCTACCACCTGGGCCAAAACCCTGGCCCATCATTGGTAATCTCAACCTCATGGGTCATCTTCCCCATCGTTCACTCCATGAACTTTCCCAAAAGTACGGCCCCATCATGCAGCTCCGGTTCGGATCCTTCCCCGTTGTCGTGGGCTCCTCTGCAGAAATGGCCAAAGCCTTCCTCAAAACACATGATGTCGCAGTTGCTGACCGGCCTAAAATCGCTGCTGGCAAATACACCACTTACAACTACTCCAACATCACTTGGTCCCCTTACGGACCATATTGGCGCCAAGCACGTAAAATGTGCCTAATGGAGCTTTTCAGTGCTAAGCGCCTCGAGTCCTATGAATACATTAGAAAGGAAGAAATGAATGCATTACTTAGAGGCCTATACAAGTCCTCCAACACCAACATCCTGTTGAAAGCCCATCTTTCAGACTTGAGTCTAAATGTTATAAGCCGAATGGTGCTTGGAAAGAAGTACACAGATGAGTCCGAAAACGCGATTGTCAGGCCTGATGAGTTCAAGAAAATGCTTGATGAGCTGTTCTTGCTGACTGGAGTGTTGAACATTGGTGACTCAATACCTTGGCTCAACTTCTTGGACTTGCAAGGGTACATAAAGAGAATGAAGGCTTTGAGCAAGAAGTTTGATAGGTTTCTGGAGCATGTATTGGATGAACATATTTCAAATAGCAAGGCACCTGACTTTGTTGCAACAGATATGGTCGATGTGCTGTTGCAACTTGCTGCTGATCCTAATCTTGAAGTCAAGCTTGAAAGGCATGGGGTCAAGGCATTTAGCCAG GACCTACTTGCTGGTGGAACAGAGAGCTCAGCCATGACCGTAGAATGGGGAATGTCGGAAGTCCTAAGGAAGCCAGAGATTTTTAAGAAGGCAACAGAGGAACTAGACAGGGTGATTGGAAGAGAGAGATGGGTCGAAGAGAAGGACATCGTAAACTTACCATACATTGATGCCATTGCTAAAGAAACAATGAGGTTGCACCCTGTGGCGCCCTTGTTGGTACCGAGACTAGCCCGTGAAGATTGCCAAATAGCTGGCTATGACATTACTAAGGGCACCAGAGTCATAGTAAGCATATGGGCCATAGGAAGAGACCCTAAATATTGGGACAACCCCCTAGAGTTTTCCCCTGAGAGGTTTATTGGAAAAGATATCGATGTCAAAGGCCAAGACTTTGAGCTATTGCCGTTTGGGTCAGGCAGGAGAATGTGCCCCGGCTACAGTCTTGGCCACAAGCTGATCCAGTCAAGTATTGCCAATCTCTTGCATGGATTTAACTGGAGATTTCCTGATAATATGAAGAAAGAGGATTTGAGTATGGAAGAAATTTTCGGGCTTTCAACACCCAGGAAATTTCCTCTCATTGCAGTCACCGAGCCTCGTCTTCCGGCTCATCTTTACTCAATGTGA